In Carya illinoinensis cultivar Pawnee chromosome 7, C.illinoinensisPawnee_v1, whole genome shotgun sequence, the following are encoded in one genomic region:
- the LOC122316340 gene encoding zinc finger BED domain-containing protein RICESLEEPER 1-like, producing MGDPVNEVHPVEEYENENSIGISLVEAISDNDGDTANTQAPNTVSTENASIELQTVAYERKKRKRTSDVWNDFVEVDKDGVKQPQCKWCKTLFKASRSSSTTTLRRHLLTCLPYMGSKKKQKVLAVESKEADGNFTVSNFTYDRGRVRELAAHMILYHEYPFSMMEHVVFNKFMSANTPYWEKMSQALAKKELTVHFIDVDWHLQRRVLNFCNVPPPHTSLLIADALEKCFQTWGIENKISSITVDNASSNDVAIRILKDDFRLKRTLTVGGKLFHLQLPSKKLILDVPTRWNSTYLMLDAAIQFKEVFPRYGDRDRCFEWVPTVEEWGQVENVCQLLAIFNEVTNIVSGSDYPTANLFLSEVWRMKDILGKKSRDENEYMKSMPSKSELDNYLEESIYICEEGSDASFDALDWWKTNSLKFRTLSKLARDILATPITTVSSKSTFSAGGRVIDPHRASLSTETVQMLLCGSD from the exons TGATAATGATGGAGATACTGCAAATACTCAGGCTCCTAATACTGTGTCTACTGAGAATGCTTCCATAGAATTGCAAACAGTAgcctatgaaagaaaaaaaagaaagaggacttCTGATGTATGGAATGATTTTGTTGAGGTTGATAAGGATGGGGTTAAACAACCTCAATGTAAATGGTGTAAAACCTTGTTTAAAGCTTCTCGATCAAGTTCTACGACTACTCTACGTAGGCACTTACTAACCTGTTTGCCATACATGGGgtctaagaaaaaacaaaaagtcttaGCAGTTGAGTCTAAGGAGGCAGATGGAAACTTCACTGTCTCAAACTTTACCTATGATCGTGGTAGGGTTCGAGAGCTTGCTGCTCATATGATACTTTACCATGAATATCCATTCTCTATGATGGAGCATGTGGTATTTAATAAATTCATGAGTGCAAACACTCCATATTGGGAAAAAATGTCACAGGCTCTTgcaaagaaagaat TGACAGTTCATTTTATAGATGTTGATTGGCATCTTCAGCGGCGTGTGTTGAACTTTTGTAATGTGCCACCTCCACATACTAGCCTTCTTATTGCTGATGCTTTAGAAAAGTGTTTCCAAACTTGGGggattgagaataaaattagttCAATTACTGTTGACAATGCTAGTTCTAATGATGTTGCCATTCGGATCTTGAAAGATGATTTTAGGTTGAAGAGAACATTGACTGTAGGTGGGAAACTATTTCAT TTGCAATTGCCTTCAAAGAAACTGATTTTAGATGTGCCTACAAGATGGAACAGCACTTATTTAATGTTAGATGCTGCAATTCAGTTCAAAGAAGTTTTCCCTAGATATGGTGATAGAGATAGATGTTTTGAATGGGTTCCAACTGTTGAAGAGTGGGGGCAAGTTGAAAATGTTTGTCAACTACTagctattttcaatgaagtcacCAATATTGTATCCGGAAGTGATTACCCAACAGCAAACTTATTTCTTTCTGAAGTTTGGAGAATGAAGGACATCTTAGGTAAGaagagtagagatgagaatgagtacatgaAATCAATG CCTAGTAAATCAGAACTGGACAATTATTTAGAGGAGAGTATATATATCTGTGAAGAGGGTTCAGATGCAAGTTTCGATGCCTTGGATTGGTGGAAAACAAATAGTCTCAAATTTCGGACTTTGTCCAAATTGGCCCGAGATATATTAGCTACCCCAATTACCACAGTTAGCTCAAAATCAACATTCAGCGCAGGAGGCAGAGTCATTGATCCTCATCGAGCGTCATTGTCAACTGAAACTGTCCAGATGTTGTTATGTGGGTCTGATTGA